The following is a genomic window from Nitrososphaerota archaeon.
GACAGGGTGAGGACGACCGGGGAGTCGCACGAGAGGGTCATGGTGGTCGAGGTGATGGGAAGAGACGCAGGCTGGGTGGCGGTCCACGCGGGGATCGCCTGCGGGGCTCATGTGGTCCTCGCCCCGGAGGAGCCGGTGGACCTGGACGAGGTATGTTCGGTCCTCGATCGGAGGAAGAACGCAGGGAAGAGGTTCTCGCTGATAGTGGCTGCCGAGGGGGCCAGACTTGCCAACGCCTCGCAGTCGACGGTCGGCCAGAGGCTCGACCAGTTCGGGCACCCCATCCTGGGAGGGATCGGGGCGCTCCTCGCCTCCGAAGTGACCAAGAGGACGGGGCTGGAGGCCAGGGAGGTAGTCCTGGGGCACCTGGTGCGCGGGGGCCCCCCTTCGGCCTTCGACAGGGTCTATGCGACCAGGCTCGGCGCTGCGGCAGTGGACCTGATAAGGGAAGGGAGGTCTGACGTCATGGTCGCCCTTCACGGGGACGAGGTAGTCCAGGTCCCGGTCGAGAAGGCGCTGAGACCGAAGAACGTGAGCACGGGCCTCCTGAAGCTTGCGCAGTCCTTCGGCCGCTAGACTCGCCGACAGGACGAGGCATGCACCGGAGGTCAAGTTCCTAGAGGTTGTATGGTATCGTCCCCTGTCGGCCGCGGGGAGGGGCTCGGACCTGGCGAGGGTGGCATCGTTAAATACGCCGGACGAGGTTCGGGTTTCATGAGACACGAGCGGATGGCCCCGTTCCTGAAGGACGGGAAGAGCATGCTCCTGGCCTACGACCAGGGGTTGGAGCACGGCCCATCGAAGGACTTCGACGACAGGAACATAGACCCCGCCTTCATCATGGACATCGCGTCCAAGGGAGGGTTCTGCGGGGTGATCTTCCAGAAGGGGGTCGCTGAAAGGTACTACGACGGGAAGGTGCCGCTGATGATAAAGCTGAACGGGAAGAGCAGCCTCCCAAAGGGGGAACCGATCTCGAGCCAGGTCTGCAGCGTCGAACAGGCGGTCTCGCTGGGGGCGAAGGGGGTCGGCTACACCATCTATCTCGGCAGCGAGCGGGAAGCCAAGATGTTATCGGAGTTCGGCAGGATTCAGGAGGAGGCCCACGAGAGGGGGCTCCCTGCGG
Proteins encoded in this region:
- a CDS encoding ATP-dependent 6-phosphofructokinase, coding for MKIGILSGGGDCGGINALIRAAVHRGEEYGYEMVGIRRGWAGLVEPDTFHLAYEAVEDIVSEGGTVLLTSRTNPYKKEGGPELVMKNVKRLGLDALLVIGGEDTQGVAHRLASAGLKFVAAPKTMDNDLSETDVTFGFDSAVNVAVEAIDRVRTTGESHERVMVVEVMGRDAGWVAVHAGIACGAHVVLAPEEPVDLDEVCSVLDRRKNAGKRFSLIVAAEGARLANASQSTVGQRLDQFGHPILGGIGALLASEVTKRTGLEAREVVLGHLVRGGPPSAFDRVYATRLGAAAVDLIREGRSDVMVALHGDEVVQVPVEKALRPKNVSTGLLKLAQSFGR
- a CDS encoding aldolase → MRHERMAPFLKDGKSMLLAYDQGLEHGPSKDFDDRNIDPAFIMDIASKGGFCGVIFQKGVAERYYDGKVPLMIKLNGKSSLPKGEPISSQVCSVEQAVSLGAKGVGYTIYLGSEREAKMLSEFGRIQEEAHERGLPAVAWIYPRGESVQNDTSKEIVAYAARAGLEIGADAVKIKYTGDPATFSWAVKAAAGVKVFMSGGPKAPTDEGFLQQVRGVMQAGGTGVAVGRNVWQNQDPLAIAEKLGKVIFG